Genomic segment of Macellibacteroides fermentans:
AGCCGATGAGCCAGGGAACCCGCTGCCGGCAGCTGGCGACCTATGTTATTTTTGAATCACCGTTTAACATGTTATGCGACAATCCTTCTAATTATATGCGCGAAGAAGAGTGTACGGAATTCATCGCTTCAGTTCCAACTGTTTGGGATCAAACCATGTCTCTGGATGGTAAAGTCTCAGAATATGTTGCTATTGCAAGAAGAAATGGAGCCGATTGGTATGTTGGGGCACTCACAAACTGGGATTCGCGAGAATTAGAGTTGGATCTTTCTTTTTTGGGAGAAGGAACGTTTAAGGCGGAAATTTTTAAAGACGGGGTTAATGCCGACAGAGCCGGCAGGGACTACAAAAAAGAAATCATTACGATTCCAGCCAATAAAAAGCTGCAAATCAAGATGGCTCCGGGTGGAGGTTTTGCTGCGCGTATTTTCAAATAATTTTTTGTTTTGATTTGTATTGGAGGGGCAGTACTTTTTCGGAAGTGTTGCCTCTCTGTTTTTTTTGTATCTTTGCCATGCATTACGACCTGATTTCTGTTCATTGTATGGTAATAGAAATTAGGGGGAGTTTATCATAAAGAAATATTGAAGAAAGATGAAAGGAGAGAATGTAGATATACTATTTCCGGCCGAGTGGGTACCGCAAAGTGCAGTACAACTTACATGGCCACATGAGGATACCGATTGGGCTCCTATATTGGAAGAAGTTGTTCCTTGTTTTGTTTCCATTGCGCACGAAATTATTAAACGGGAGAAGCTTCTTATCGTATGTGCTGATCAGGAGATTGTAAAACAGCAGTTGGGAGATGTAGATTATAGCAAGGTGATTTTCCGTGAAATGGACACAAACGACACTTGGGCCAGAGATCATGGTGGTATTTCTGTTTTTATCGATGGCACTCCGGCGGTTTACGACTTTGTTTTTAACGGCTGGGGGATGAAGTTTGCTGCAGATAAAGATAATCTGATTACTCGAAGGTTGTTTATGTCGGATACATTTGCCGACGAAGTTTTACCTCTAAATATGCAACCATTCGTATTGGAAGGAGGTAGCCTCGAATCTGATGGAAAGGGTACATTACTAACAACGGCAGAATGTTTATTGTCTCTCAATCGCAATGAGTATTTATGCAGGGAAGAGATTGAAAATCAACTTAAAGATATTTTTGGGTTTAAGCAGGTTTTATGGCTCGAAAGTGGATATTTAGCCGGAGATGATACGGATAGTCATGTTGATACATTGGCTCGTCTTTGTAACGAGGATACTATTGCTTATGTAAAATGTGATGATGAAACTGATGAACATTTTGCAGAGCTTAAAGAGATGGAAGAGCAGCTTAAGGAGTTCCGTACGCTAGATAATAAACCATATAAACTTATTGATTTGCCAATGGCAGATAAAGTGGAATGGAATGGTGAGCGTTTGCCTGCAACATATGCTAATTTCCTTATTATCAATGGAGCAGTATTGTTGCCAACTTATAATTCTCCTAAAGATAATGAGGCCATAAGTCAGTTGAGAAAGGCTTTCCCAGACCGTGAAATTGTAGGAATTAATTGTTTACCGTTGATAAAACAACACGGATCTCTTCATTGTGTTACGATGCAATATCCAGAGGGTTTTATAAAAGAATAGAAGTATGAAATTGAAAGTAGGTTTAATTCAACAAAAAAATACAGGTAATATAGCTGATAATATCGAAAGATTGAAAGCTGGTATCTGCAGTTGTGCAAAAGATGGTGCCGAACTAATCGTTTT
This window contains:
- a CDS encoding agmatine deiminase family protein, which codes for MKGENVDILFPAEWVPQSAVQLTWPHEDTDWAPILEEVVPCFVSIAHEIIKREKLLIVCADQEIVKQQLGDVDYSKVIFREMDTNDTWARDHGGISVFIDGTPAVYDFVFNGWGMKFAADKDNLITRRLFMSDTFADEVLPLNMQPFVLEGGSLESDGKGTLLTTAECLLSLNRNEYLCREEIENQLKDIFGFKQVLWLESGYLAGDDTDSHVDTLARLCNEDTIAYVKCDDETDEHFAELKEMEEQLKEFRTLDNKPYKLIDLPMADKVEWNGERLPATYANFLIINGAVLLPTYNSPKDNEAISQLRKAFPDREIVGINCLPLIKQHGSLHCVTMQYPEGFIKE